In one window of Tenrec ecaudatus isolate mTenEca1 chromosome 3, mTenEca1.hap1, whole genome shotgun sequence DNA:
- the EIF4E gene encoding eukaryotic translation initiation factor 4E: MATVEPETTPTPNPLPTEEEKTESNQEIANPEHYIKHPLQNRWALWFFKNDKSKTWQANLRLISKFDTVEDFWALYNHIQLSSNLMPGCDYSLFKDGIEPMWEDEKNKRGGRWLITLNKQQRRSDLDRFWLETLLCLIGESFDDYSDDVCGAVVNVRAKGDKIAIWTTECENRDAVTHIGRVYKERLGLPPKMAIGYQSHADTATKSGSTTKNRFVV; the protein is encoded by the exons GAAACCACTCCTACTCCTAATCCCCTACCTACagaagaagagaaaacagaatCTAATCAGGAGATTGCTAATCCAGAACACTATATTAAACATCCACTACAGAACAG atgGGCActctggttttttaaaaatgataaaagcAAAACTTGGCAAGCAAACCTTCGGCTCATCTCTAAGTTTGATACTGTTGAAGATTTTTGGGC TCTGTACAACCATATCCAGTTGTCTAGTAATTTAATGCCTGGCTGTGACTACTCACTTTTTAAG GATGGGATTGAGCCCATGTGGGaagatgagaaaaacaaacgaGGAGGACGATGGCTAATTACATTGAACAAACAGCAGAGACGAAGTGACCTCGATCGCTTTTGGCTAGAGACA ctgctgTGCCTTATTGGAGAATCTTTTGATGACTACAGTGATGATGTCTGTGGGGCTGTTGTTAATGTTAGAGCTAAAGGTGATAAGATAGCAATATGGACTACTGAATGTGAAAACAGAGATGCTGTTACACATATAGG GAGGGTATACAAGGAAAGGTTGGGACTTCCTCCAAAGATGGCGATTGGTTATCAGTCTCATGCAGACACAGCTACGAAGAGCGGCTCCACTACGAAAAATAGGTTTGTTGTTTAA